DNA sequence from the Bdellovibrio bacteriovorus genome:
TCCGAAATGTTGATTCTTCTTTACACCGACGCCGTAAACTTAAAAATTACTAAATTACTTATGGTGACGACGGGCGAAACCCGCCGTCCTTACATCAGTCACCTTCTTTGGAAGATGAGAAAAAAACTAAGAAAGAACAGCTAGTGACCGCAACAAAGAAAAAATCGACGAAGCCTTCTTGGACTCAAACCCTTCGCGCCGTAACTCGCCCCAAAGTAGCTATCATGCTGGCTTTGGGTTTTTCTTCAGGCCTTCCTTTTATGCTTGTCGGAAACACTTTGGGTTTCTGGTTGCGCGAATCTGGAATCACCTTAGCAACTATTGGTTTTCTGTCTTGGGTGGGTCTTGCTTACTCTTTAAAGTTTTTGTGGGCTCCTCTTATCGATAAAGCCAATGCCCCCATCATTGGAAAACTTTTGGGACGCCGTCGTGGATGGATGGTTCTGTCGCAAATCTTAATTGGCGGCGCGCTCTTTGGGATGTCCATCGTGAAGCCTGAAGGCGGATTGATGCTCTTTACAGGGCTTGCGGCTTTAGCTGCATTTGCGTCGGCCACTCAAGATATTGTCGTGGATGCTTGGAGGATTGAAGTCTCTGACGCCAGCGAAGATATGGCATTGCTGTCATCAGCTTATCAGTTAGGCTATCGCGCTTCTTTGCTATTAACTGACGCTATTATTTTGATCGTCGCCGCTTCGGTGGGTTGGGCCGTTTCTTATTCGATCATGGGTGCGTTGATGGCCGTGGGTCTTGTAGCAACACTGCTTGCGGTTGAACCGGGAAGAAATCTCACGCAACAACAAACTGGAACTATATGGACGGCGCGTGGAATTTTCGACGCCGTTTGTGGCCCTTTCATTGCGTTTTTTAAACAGCATGGAAATAAGGCCCTTTTAATTCTTGCGGCAGTCAGTCTGTATCGTCTTTCTGATTTCATGATGGGTCCTATGGCAAATCCTTTCTATGCTGATATCGGCATTACGAAAGAAACCGTGGGCGCCGTTCGTGGTTCCGTGGGCTTGATTGCTTCTGTTGTTGGCGTAGCTGCTGGCGGGCTTGCCGCTGTTCGATTCGGATTTGTATCCACATTGCTGGTCGGAGCTGTCATCGGCCCGGCTTCTAATTTAGGTTTCGCACTTTTAGCGTTAATGGGTTCTAGAAACGATGTCTTTACAGCAGCGATGGTAATAGACAATTTTGCTTCTGGTTTTGCGGGCACAGCCTTGGTGGGATATATGTCAAGTCTCACAACATTTGGTTACACCGCGACTCAGTACGCTCTTTTGAGTTCTTTCTATGCGTTGCTGGGAAAAGTCTTAAAAGGCTTTTCGGGAGTTATGGTGCAGACTTTTTCAGAGGGAAAAACCCTTATGGAGGGCTATGCACTTTTCTTTGTCAGCACAGCTCTTGTGGGAATTCCCGCACTGCTGCTTTGCATTTTGTTGGTTCGAAGCAACAGGGTCGCTAAATAACAACAAATCTTTCTTTCAGTATTCTGTCATCGCCGCAAACTCAGGAAGATAATGATTCCTTCCGTTGCGGCGAGTGTTAGAATGGCCTCGTGCAAACGAGGTTTCTATGTCAGCCAAAAAAGTCGTCATTGTCGGTGGTGGATTTGCGGGCTTAAAAGCGGCTCGCGCGTTAGGCAACAAAGATGCAGTGTCTGTGACACTTATTGATCGTCGCAACTATCATCTTTTTCAACCTCTTCTTTATCAGGTCGCCACGGCCGGATTATCTCCTGCGGAAATTTCGGGCCCCATCCGTGGACTTCTGTCAAAGTATCAAAACGTTTCTGTTTTCTTAGACAATGTCAAAAGCGTGGACCTGCAAAATCGAAAGCTCGAAGTGAGTGATCGCACCGTCGACTATGACTATCTGATTTTAGCTTGCGGAGCCAAGCACAGTTACTTCGCTCATCCCGAGTGGGAAGAAAATGCTCCGGGATTGAAAACACTAGAGCAAGCGACGGAAATTCGTCGTCGTCTTTTGATGGCCTTTGAACTTGCAGAAAAAGAAGAAGATCCCGAAAAACAAAAGCAACATCTGACTTTTGTGATTGTAGGTGGCGGCCCGACAGGTGTTGAGCTTGCCGGCGCTATTGCAGAAATCAGTCGTCATACATTGACCGAAGATTTCAGGCACATTGATCCTTCACGTACACGCGTGCTATTGATCGAAGCTGGCAAAAGAATTCTTGCGGCCTTCGATGAATCACTTTCTCGTCAGGCCGCCCGAGACTTAGAAGATCTGGGCGTGCAAATCTGGACGAACACACGTGTAACAGATGTAAAGCCTACATCTGTTGTTTTGGGAGATGAAATCGTAAAAGCTTCGACTATTCTTTGGGCTGCAGGCGTTCAACCTTCAAGCTTAAATAAGTCTTTAGGTGTTCCATTAGATCGCGGCGGTCGCGTGATTATCGAAAAAGATTTAAGTCTGAAAGATCATCGCGAAGTTTTCGTACTGGGTGATCAGGCTTGCTATATGGGAGACGATGGAAAGGCTTTACCCGGTTTAGCGTCTGTAGCTATGCAACAGGGCGAACATGCCGCTCGTGAGATTTTACAAGAGATCAACGGAAAGCCACGGAGCGAATTTAAATATCGAGATAAAGGCCAAATGGCCACAATCGGTCGAAGAAAAGCCATTGCACAAATCAATCGTCTGAAGTTCAGCGGATTTTTTGCCTGGCTTCTTTGGTTATTCATTCACGTCTACTATTTAATTGGATTTAAGAATAAAGTTTTCGTCATCTGGCAGTGGGCTTATGCGTACTTTACATTCAAGCGCGGTGCTCGATTGATTGTTGATAAAGAGTGGCGATCACAACCCAAGAGCCCGTGATTCATAACACTGGATCTACCGAAGCTTCAGGTGTTCCTGAAGCATTTCGGTATGTACTTACAAAACTTTCACTCCATACAACCACCCTATCCGAAAAACCAAGGCGACGGTCTTAAGTGGCTGGCTGCCATTTACAAAGCGGCACAAAAAGATCAAGCCTACTCAGAAGAAGAATACGCAAAACTTCTTTCACGAGTGGCTTGCTCTGAAACGCAGATTGCGACGCGAAGATTCTTTCTTCCGGATTCGCAGCACACTGAATGGGATAAGAACCAGATTTATCCGGTGACGCAATCTCCGCGCGGAGTAAGCATGCATCACCGTCACGAGTTCTATCACAAAACAGTGGTCGATCTTTTTAATAAGCTTTACGATGCTCGTGGATTTCCCGATGACATTATTCACGTCAGCTGCACCGGATATGTTTCACCCAGTGCCGCACAAATGGTGGCGGTGCGTGCACCGAAACCCGTGACGGTGACTCATTCCTATCATATGGGCTGTTATGGCGCTTTCCCCGCCTTGCGCATGGCTTCGGGTTTCTTGGCGAATCAAGAAGTGTTAGGAAAAAAGAAAGCCGTAGATCTGGTTCACACAGAACTTTGCAGCCTGCATTTAAATCCTCAAGATCCGACGCTAGAACAAATGGTGATTCAAAGTCTTTTTGCAGATGGCGTGATCGCTTACTCCATGACATCGGAAAAGCCACAAAAGGGATTTAAGGTTCACTCTTTATACGAAGAACTTGTTCCTGAAACTTCAGGTGCCATGGAGTGGATGGTTTCAGACTGGGGAATGAAAATGACCTTGTCGAAAGACGTCCCAATGATGGTGGGACAAAAGATCTGTGACTTCACACATCGCTGGCTGAATGCCCGTGGACTAGATCCGGCAGAAATTTCCAAGAAGGCTCTTTTTGCTGTTCACCCAGGTGGGCCGAAAATTATTGATCAAGTCGTAAAGCAGATGGATCTTAAAGATCAGCAAGTGCAAGCCAGTCGGGCCCTTCTAAAAGAGCGTGGCAATATGTCGTCGGCGACTTTGCCCCACCTTTGGGAAAAGATTCTGAATGACGACAGCATTCCATCCGGCACTCCGATAATCAGTTATGCCTTCGGCCCAGGACTAACAATCTGTGCAGGACTTATGGAGAAAGTATGAGCGCGTTTTTGATCGTTTCGGCCGTGCAGGGAGCCGCTATTTTATTTGATGAATTTTTCTTTCACCATAAACGTGGACTTCCAAAATGGGAAGTTATCGGTCACCCCATTGACACGATGACGGTCATTGCATGCCTACTTTTCCTGGCCTTTACGGAAAGAACGCCAACGACGGAAATTATTTATTACGTGATGGCGACGATTTCATGCATCTGTGTCACCAAAGACGAATGGGTGCATAGAAAGTTCTGCTCAGCAGAAGAGATGTGGCTGCACGCCGTTTTATTCATGATGCATCCGTTGTCCTTATTCGTAGCGATGTACGAATGGGAAGACAGTCGAGCCGCTTTTGTTGCGGTGGCCGGAGGCGTCTTTGTGTTCTTGGTATATCAGGTGATCTATTGGGGATTTCTTGCCGAACGCCTTCGCAAAGCCCGTATTCAAAATTCTTTTCGCAAAGTGCAGCAAGAAAATGAAGGGCCTGCACCTTCTTAACTGTGGATTTTACCGAAATCACATGGGAGGCTTTAAGTACCGGAGGGTTCTATGCTTAAAGCCTATCATGGAAGCTGTCATTGCAAGAGAGTTCAATTTGACGTGAACTTAGATGTCTCTCGCGGGATTCATAAATGCAATTGTACCTACTGTGTGAAAACGAAATATCAGAAAGTCTTCACGAAAGCCGACCAACTCACATTAAAAACCGGTGAAGACTCTTTAACGAATTATCACGCCTCCCCGTCAGGCTGGCCTGAAGGTCACATTCATCACTACTTCTGTAAAAACTGTGGCGTGCAAGTCTATTCCAAAGGTTATTTAGAAATGCCTGAACATGATATTTTCAATGGTTGGTTTTATGCCGTGAACCTTGCGACTATTGATAATGTGACACCGGAAGAAATCATATCCGCGCCGGTGATTTACGAAGACGGCATTAACGACAATCAATTAAATCCGCCGAAAGAAACGCGACATCTTTAGGCTTTATTTAAAAGTGAACTTACAAGGCCCACGACAAGGGATGTTTTTTCTTTTAGTGTCGCCTGGGCTTTAATTTCTTTAAACCCCGAATGAGGTCCCCAGGTTTCTCGCAACTGATCTTCGCTTTGTTTGCTTTGTTGATAATCATGAAAGCGCAGTTGATTCACTCCACCGAAGGCTTCCGGTGAAGGCAGTTCCATAAAAAGCACGTGATCAAATTTTGCAAACTCATTTTCTCTGGACAGGCCAAATTGCTGCAGAAAATCTTCGGCTCCTAAAGGCCAAAAGCCCGCGCCATCTAAAGACCCTCGGTCAAAAATATATACTTTCGCCAGCGGATGCTGCCGTGGAATGATTTGCTCTAGACCTGCTTGCACTTGCAGAATCGCTTTTTGGAAAGCCCGGATCTGCTCAACATCACCGTGTTGCGGGGCCGGAAAACCTCCCGACAGAAGAACGACCGCACTTTCAGGGACTAACGCGACTTGATCTCCAAAGACGCGTTGAAGCTCACGCATCGTGCTGCTTTTTCCTGAAGAGGGAGCTCCCGTTAGCACAATTTTCAGCGGCTTTTGATTCATGGTCATAACTTCTCCTGATTCTATGCTGAGGCATTCATGAGCTGTCCGCAACCATCTTTGTATTTATTCAATGAGATCTAACAAAAGGTGCCCGTCCATCGTCAGATCAACGCCTTCATTTATCTCTGAAAAATCTGAATCTTTGCGCAAACGTCTTATAATAAATGCTGAATCGGGAGGTTGAAATGCCTAATAAATTCAAAGTGGGAGATCATGTCTCTTGGAATTCAGAAGCCGGTCGCGTGCGCGGTAAAATCATCGCCGTCCACTCTAAGGATTTTACCTATAAAGGATACAAACATCATGCTTCTAAAGAAGATCCTCAGTACGAAATCAAAAGCGAAAAAACCGATCATATCGCGTCTCACAAGGGCTCTGCTTTGCGCAAGGTGAAAAGTTCGGGAAAGCATTAAGCCTGCCGTTTTTTACGGTGGGCCACTCTACAAGAAGCATCGAAGAGTTTGTCGAACTTTTAAAAGTCGCCGAAGTCCAGGTTGTCGTCGACGTGCGAACAGTGCCAAGATCGCGCACCAATCCACAATATAACAAAGATATTTTACCCAAGAATTTAAAGCCCTTTAATATCGACTATCGCCACATCGCGGAGCTAGGAGGTTTGCGTAGCAAACGTAAAACAATTCCCTTAACTGAAAATGGATTCTGGCAAAATCAAAGTTTTCATAACTATGCGGACTATGCCCTCTCCGACGAGTTCGTTCATGGATTAGCGAAATTAATTCAGCTCGGCAGAAAAAAACGTTGCGCCATTATGTGCTCTGAAGCCGTGTGGTGGCGCTGCCATCGACGGATCATTGCAGATTATCTTCTCGCCCATGGAGAAACCGTGTTTCACCTCATGGGACGTGATCGCGTGGAACCCGCCAAGCTCACCGAAGGAGCTAAAGTTAAATCATCAGAGAAAGTATTCTATCCTGCACCTCAGCCGCTCTAAGCTTGCGGCCCGAACTTCTTAAGCTTAGTATATTCCCGTCAATCCCCAGCGGAGGCCCTATGGCTGTAAAGAAAAAAGTCTTAAAAGCAAAATCACCATCACAAATGATCGACGCCCGAATTAAAGAACTGAGCGACTGGCGAGGCCAAACACTCGGTCAGGTTCGCGAGATCGTGAAAGAGGCCATACCCAATGTCACTGAAGAATGGAAGTGGCGTGGAGTCCCTGTTTGGTATTCTGACGGTATGATTTGTACAGGTGAAACGTATAAAGCTGTCGTAAAGATGACTTTTGCCAACGGCGCCAAGCTGAAAGACCCCACAGGACTTTTCAACTCAAGTCTTGAAGGCAATGTCCGTCGCGCTATTGATTTCCGCGAGGGTGAAAAAATCAATAAACGCGCGCTCAAGGCCTTAATTAAGGAAGCGGCGGCATTGAACAAATCCAAACTAAAAAAGAAAACAAAGTCATGATGAATTATCAAGACTCAGAAAGTTTAATTACCTTCTGAGTCATGAGTCTTCTTTCTAGGGGCGACTCCAAACATAGCCGTAGCTCACAGGATAGTCTCTGAACTTTTCCCACTTGGGTTTGACTTTGACCCAATCGTCATTGATCAAACCTTCGTGCATTTCTTCAAGTCTCCAGCCCGCAGCCATCGCGGCTCTGACATGGTCGCTGATAAGATGCAGATTTGTTTCGATGGCTTTCGAGTTTCCTTCTTTGTCTTTAAAATGGGTCGGCATTCCTGTCATAAAAAAGAAAGGATGCATTCCCACAACGACGAACTTTGCTCCAGGCTTAGCAAGTCGATGAGCCTCTTCATAGACGGGCTTTAAATTTTTAAGATGTTCATCAACTAAACTCATGACGAGAAGATCATAGTGATTTTCTGAAAGTCCGGTGGATTCAACACTTCCCAATTTCAGTTTTTGATAAATGTTTTTGGCTTTGGCTTTTTCAAGCATCTCGGGGGTTAAATCCAAACCGTCGATGGTGTTTACGCCTTTGCTTTTAAGCCAGACTCCGATTCGTCCCGTTCCGCAAGCAAGATCCAGACAAGCTTTCGAGTCATTCCATGACACCGATTTTATCTGATGCAATGTCTGAAGATCTAAAAGATCAGGTACTGAGTTTTCATAAGTCTCTGCCCATTCGCCGTAACCTTCTTTAGCAGAAACGGTGGGATAATTTCTTTGATCAAATTTTTTGAAATCCATTTTCTCTCCGAGAAATGAAATATGTATCTATTAGACACGTTAGTATGAAATTTTATTTTTGATTTATTTTTTGCTAGCGGACTTACATAAATACTCCTTTTCCCAAAATGGGGAATTTAGAGAATGCCTTCTCTAAAGGAGCATTTAGTTTTTTTGGATGCTGATACAGCAACTGGAGCTTCGCCAAAGCTCAAGACTGAATCTACCTGCATTTTATAAAAGGATCAATCCAAAGTCTCAAACAAAGACTCTGCCGAGGCCCCGGCAGATGCCTCCCGAAAACCCAGCAGTTGCCGAAATTCCCGCAGACCAGATCCGTCCTAAGTTATTGAAATCACACGATCTATTAGCTGGCATCGCCAGTGCAATACCTCTTTGTGTAACGCAAACAAATGACAAGGAGATTTAAAATGAAAACACTTATTGCAACACTTATCGTCCTAGCTTCATTCACTGCAAAAGCTGACGACTTTCAAAACGCGGAAGCAAACTACTTACCAATCCCAACTCAGATAGTTTTCAACAATCACATGGATCGCGCGGTCTGGGTGACGATCTATAACTCTATCAGCCGCATCAGTGATAACGCTTGTTTGCAACCGGGTGAATCTACTTTCTTCACTGGCTACTACCCACCTTTCTTTTATCAAGTTCGCGGCGAAGTGAAAGAAAACTTAGACTGTGGTGGTCGTACTTACGATGACATCACCAAAGCAGGAAGAATGACTGGTTGGTATGGCATTGATGCAACGATGTACAGAAAAGGCAATTCGACAGAAATGGATATTCACGATGGGTACAACCCATTGGGTGGCGCGTACCCAGAATTTAATGAGGAGTAAGATATGTAAATACAATCAAAATCCCCGCAAGAGTAAAGCCCTGAGCCGCATCCCGCTCAGGGTTTTGTTTTTAATTAAGACCGTCTCATAAAATTCAACGGTAGCTCTATTGACCACCACTGAAGGCAGAAATAAAATTTGTTCTATGAAAATGATTTCACGAGCGCTCGCTTTAATTACATTTGCATTCAGTGCTAATGGGAAAAACCTTCTGACGATCATCCCAGGTAAACGGTTGAGCGAAGTCTCCATTGGAGATTCTGCCTCTAAGCTTCAAAAGAAAGGCTTCATCAAGGATGACACTCGACAATCTCCTTCCACGACCACATATATGAAAAAGAAAGACTTATTAGTCCGACTGCAAGACGATAAAGCTGTGCAGATTTGGTTTGAAGGTAAAAACTTGGGTGAACTCAGTCTGAACGGAAAAGCCCTACCGGCTAGCGACAACATTGATTCGTTCAAAAATTTCTTCAAAGGTTGTGAAGAGTATCAAGGCTCCGGCGGAAAACTTCTTTACTGCGAAAAACGCGGTATCGAAATTACTTCTTCATGCATGAACGGAAGCGGCGTCAAAATTTCAGTTATTGCTCCAACAGAAGTAGAGAAAATTGTAAAATGAGACTGTCTAAAACGGCCATCACCATTCTACTTACGACATTGTGCGTGTCAGCTTTCGGCAAAAGCACCAAAAGCGCAAAGGATAAAATGACGACCACGTTTCCTGCTAAGCATATCAGCATAACTATCAACCGTCCGAGTGAAGAAGTTTATCAATTCGCCTCTAATCCGGAAAATCTTCCGCAATGGGCGGCGGGTTTGGCGGATGCGACTTTAAAAAAGTCAGGTGCCGAGTGGGTTACGAACTCCCCTATGGGACAGGTTAAAATTAAATTCGTTGAGAAAAATGCTTACGGTGTTATCGATCACGATGTCGAGTTGCCTTCAGGGGAAGTCCTCAACAATCCGCTCCGAGTGATAAAAAACTCCTCCGGCAGCGAAGTGATATTCACACTTTTCCGCAGACCCAATATGACAGAAGAGATGTTTGCCAAAGACGCCGAGTTGGTAACTAAGGATCTTAAGAAATTAAAATCGATTTTAGAAAAGTAGCGATTGAGCTTCGCCTCAACTCGACACTTTTGTATATGCTGGTTTCAATAGATAACACTTTGGCAATGTTGACCTCAAACGTAGAGATTCATTTACTGAAAGTGATCAATTTGAGACAAAAGATTCAAGTGGATTCAATAAATCAGTACCATCAGTTCTAAAACCTCTTTTCTTTAAGGAGGCGGTTGAGCTAAACTCATAAAGAGGTTTACTAGCGCATGCGTTCAGTCATTCTCTTCAGCCTTATTGGATTATTCTCTTCCGGCGCCTTTGCCAAAGCAGGTAACCCTGCAATCACAAAACTTGAATTACAATCTGAATCTTCCATGCAGGAAATCGATGAAAGAGATCTCGAGGCACTTATCGAAGCACTGAATGAATTTATTCAGGCCGATCAAAAATACCGCTCTGATATGGAGCCTATTTTCCGAAACATCCGCAGAGAACTTACGAAGCTCAAAGCAAAAGGTCTTTTAAAAATGGAGTTCGACCCTCGTCGTCTTTCTGATGACGATCTTGCAGAGAAAATTCGCAAGATGACAGCCTACAAAAAGGTCGCGGGACCTTCTGTCTTAGTTAAAACAATTCATGTGGGCATGGTGTGCACGGGTCTTTTAACAGGAAAATGCGGACGTCTTCCAGAAATTCAGATGCCGCCTCCCGCACCTATCACAAGAGCCACGGGAACAAGATAGTTCAAACTGGTCTGGATTATCTTGAGACAGATGGAAAGATTTCCATAAATGCCGATAAGATCTCAATGAAATGGCGCCTACTTTTTATCATCTCGATGGCTCTTATTTTCGCTCATGGCTGCGGCGGAGGCGGCTCATCTTCAAGTGGCGGTGAAACAGCCCAGCTCTCCTTCGTTCGTTCGGTTTTTTCAGACGGCGTTACCGATTTTTCGGTTCAGGTTTTTTATGAAACCGGAGCCGAACCCTATGTCGGTAATATCGGACTGACCGCGAATCAAACTTGGGACATCACGAAGTCGAGTTACTCGGCGCTATTCAGTACGCATACCGGTCGCACGATCACTGTTCCATCGACGCTGGCGCAAATGACGTCGATAGGAACGCAGAACCAAAGTTCTTGGAGTTCAAGTCAGCTTATTAGTCTTGGATCCACCTACGCACAGACGTCAAGTGCCACACAAAGCAAAGTTGCCGTGATTTTTGTTAAGGGCCTTTATGAGGGCAACGCCAATATTCTGGGTCTTCACTTCACTGGATATCCATTTGTGTTTGTCTTCAAGGATGTTGTCACTTCTGTGGGAGGCGATCCCGTCAGTCAGCGCTATGTTGAGCAAGGGACGGTCGTTCACGAAGTGGGACATGCGATTGGTCTGGTGAATCTGGGTTTGCCAATGGTAACGGATCATGAAGATGGCAGTCACGCTCACCATACAACCGACACAGATTGCGTGATGTATTGGGCAGTAACATCGAAATCCAATGTGCTGAACTCACTCGCAGATTTTATTACGGGCAACCAGTTGAACTTGTTCGGCAGCAAAGCGCTGAGTGATGGCCGGGCTTATCACCCTTAATCTTGTGGACCTAGCTCCAGCTGTTTTCTATAATTAAAAAGCGAACACACGAATAAAGCCGAACAGAATCTCGTTAGGTGACTTCGCGCTTCTTTGAGCTATATTACGAACTCACGAGGCAAAAGATGTGTAAAACAATAAAACAAAAGGTTCACTTTAAGGCTCCCCCTGAAGTGATTTACAGTTTACTCACAGACTCCAAAAAGTATGCGTCCTTAACAGGTAAAAAAGCTAAAATCGGAAAATCAGCCGGAGCTCCATTTTCAGTTTATGGAGGACAGGCAACAGGAATCATGGTCGAGCTGGTTCGAAATAAAAGAATCGTCCAGGCTTGGAGAGGCCATAGCTTCCCTGAAGGTATATTCTCAATGGCGACTTTCAACTTAAAGCCGACCAGTAAAAACGGCACTGAACTTATCCTGATTCATCGAGGCGTGCCTAAGGAAATGATTCCCTCGATTGAGCTGGGATGGCGCAAATACAACTGGGACCCGATAAGGAGCTATTTGGAAAAACAAGAAGATAAATAGGGAATGACGGAAAGAATTTTTTAGATTCCAAATTCCGGGGGATACTTAACACATCCCGAAGCATCAGCAAGAGCGTTGGGGTAAAGTTCAATCGCCATAAATGCCTCGTCAGGTACATCCATCGGAGCCTTGATATTCCATAAGGAAGCGGGCTTGTATCCAAATTTTGGATAATACTGCGGATGACCAAGTAAGATAATGGACGTAAATCCAAGCTCCTTAGCGATATCGTGGCCTCGTTTGATTAGTAATCCGCCGATACCTTTATTCTGATAAGTGGGCAATACCGACACAGGGCCAAGAGCTAAAGATTTTTGAGATGAGCCATCATCCCGCACAATTTCAATGGGAGTAAAAAGAATGTGGCCAGCAATTTCATTTCCGACCCCACTCGCAACAAGTGAAAGCCGTGGGATAAAATTTTTCGATTTTCGTAGTTTTTCTACCAGAAAAGGTTCTGATCCGTCAGAATGCTCCACATTCTCAAAGGCCTTTTCAATAAGTTTTTGAACTTGCGGAATATCTTCTAAATTTTCTTGTCTGATAGTTATATCCACGTTCATCCCCTTGATCAGTATAGTTGCAAATCATCGCATCGTGCGACTTTTCTCGAACTCTTTCGTTCGAATCGGTCGCCGATGTTCATTGTCTCTAGTTCATTTATTACTGGCTTAGTTTGGAATGTGGAAATGGCGGAGAGAGAGAGATTCGAACTCTCGGTAGGCTTGTGACCTACACACGCGTTCCAGGCGTGCGCCTTCAACCACTCGGCCACCTCTCCGGGACAGGAACGTAAAGAAAAGCCAAGATAGCATTGCGCTTTGCGCTATGCAAGCCTGCGTTTGAGCAAAAACGATCTAAAGTCCCATAAACTTGAAAGGCTCGCTGGGCTTAAATGCTTTGGCGACATTGCCGGCAAAGGTGTTGCGCTGATCTTTTCCTAAATCCAGCTTCAGAACCTTCCCCGTTTTTTCTGAAAAATCGACGTCCTTAAAATCCACCCAGAACGTATTTGGTGTCAGCGCTGACTCAAAAAAATAAAGCATGCGGAGGTGATCAGCAACCGTTCGCCAGCGTGTGGAGGAGATGTTGGGTTGATTCGGAGTCGTGATACCAAAAGGAACAGAGACGTTTCTAATCACGCTAAACACACTGGCGAGCACAACCACGGGGTCTTTACTCTTTGGAATGGCGTTAATATAAAACGAGGCCCTGGCAAAACGATCCGACGCTCGATTCGTCCCGGGAAGCATGACTGTACCACCAATGTCTTTCCAATAACTTTCTAAGGCGAGCTGCTTTTCAAAAGTGGGAGAGTTCGTCATCACTTGATATTCACGTCCATGGTGTATAACAGGCTTTCCTTCAATGTATTCGATGATGGCGCTGTCCCCCGAGGAATCTGAAAGAGATAAATGAAGTGTCGCCAACCGCTCTTGTCCCGGAACATTCGCGGTAACAATGGTAAATGGTTCCGACTTTAAAGCGTCAACGGCTTCGGCGACGGTGGCATAATTATCTAAAACGTATTGAGCCCA
Encoded proteins:
- a CDS encoding linear amide C-N hydrolase is translated as MAIQKLVAVFTVFLLTYSKSEACTRAVYLDGKINVITARSMDWKEDIMTNLWIFPRGMERSGQAGKNSVQWKSKYGSVIASGYDISTTDGMNEKGLVTNLLWLVESEYPKLSKKPGLAISLWAQYVLDNYATVAEAVDALKSEPFTIVTANVPGQERLATLHLSLSDSSGDSAIIEYIEGKPVIHHGREYQVMTNSPTFEKQLALESYWKDIGGTVMLPGTNRASDRFARASFYINAIPKSKDPVVVLASVFSVIRNVSVPFGITTPNQPNISSTRWRTVADHLRMLYFFESALTPNTFWVDFKDVDFSEKTGKVLKLDLGKDQRNTFAGNVAKAFKPSEPFKFMGL
- a CDS encoding GNAT family N-acetyltransferase, whose translation is MDITIRQENLEDIPQVQKLIEKAFENVEHSDGSEPFLVEKLRKSKNFIPRLSLVASGVGNEIAGHILFTPIEIVRDDGSSQKSLALGPVSVLPTYQNKGIGGLLIKRGHDIAKELGFTSIILLGHPQYYPKFGYKPASLWNIKAPMDVPDEAFMAIELYPNALADASGCVKYPPEFGI
- a CDS encoding SRPBCC domain-containing protein yields the protein MCKTIKQKVHFKAPPEVIYSLLTDSKKYASLTGKKAKIGKSAGAPFSVYGGQATGIMVELVRNKRIVQAWRGHSFPEGIFSMATFNLKPTSKNGTELILIHRGVPKEMIPSIELGWRKYNWDPIRSYLEKQEDK
- a CDS encoding SRPBCC family protein, whose translation is MTTTFPAKHISITINRPSEEVYQFASNPENLPQWAAGLADATLKKSGAEWVTNSPMGQVKIKFVEKNAYGVIDHDVELPSGEVLNNPLRVIKNSSGSEVIFTLFRRPNMTEEMFAKDAELVTKDLKKLKSILEK